A window from Macaca thibetana thibetana isolate TM-01 chromosome 7, ASM2454274v1, whole genome shotgun sequence encodes these proteins:
- the MPI gene encoding mannose-6-phosphate isomerase isoform X4, with product MPGGRWVTTAKWRGCWPAVTHWPRSQRTSPMQSFLSFQLWMGTHPRGDAKIFDNRISQKTLGQWIAENQDSLGSKVKDTFNGNLPFLFKVLSVETPLSIQAHPNKELAEKLHLQAPQHYPDANHKPEMAIALTPFQGLCGFRPVEEIVTFLKKVPEFQFLIGDEAATHLKQTMSHDSQAVASALQSCFSHLMKSEKKVVAEQLNLLVKRISQQVAAGNNMEDIFGELLLQLHQQYPGDIGCFAIYFLNLLNLKPGEAMFLEANVPHAYLKGDCVECMACSDNTVRAGLTPKFIDVPTLCEMLSYTPSSSKDRLFLPTRSQEDPYLSIYDPPVPDFTIMKMEVPGSVTEYKVLALDSASILLVVQGTVIASTPTTQTPIPLQRGGVLFIGANESVSLKLTEPKDLLIFRACCLL from the exons ATGCCTGGGGGAAGATGGGTTACAACAGCGAAGTGGCGCGGCTGTTGGCCAGCAGTGACCCACTGGCCCAGATCGCAGAGGACAAGCCCTATGCAGAG TTTCCTGTCTTTCCAGTTGTGGATGGGGACTCACCCCCGAGGGGATGCCAAGATCTTTGACAACCGCATCTCACAGAAGACCCTAGGCCAGTGGATTGCTGAGAACCAGGACAGCTTGGGCTCAAAGGTCAAGGACACCTTTAATGGCAATCTGCCCTTCCTCTTCAAAGTGCTCTCAGTTGAAACACCCCTGTCCATCCAGGCACACCCTAACAAG GAGCTGGCAGAGAAGCTGCACCTCCAGGCTCCACAGCACTACCCCGATGCCAACCACAAGCCAGAGATGGCCATTGCCCTCACCCCCTTCCAGGGCTTGTGTGGCTTCCGGCCAGTTGAGGAGATTGTAACCTTTCTGAAGA AGGTGCCTGAGTTTCAGTTCCTGATTGGAGATGAGGCAGCAACACACCTGAAACAGACCATGAGCCATGACTCCCAGGCTGTGGCCTCTGCTCTGCAGAGCTGTTTCTCCCACCTGATGAAGAGTGAGAAGAAGGTGGTGGCGGAACAGCTCAACCTGTTGGTGAAGCGGATCTCCCAGCAAG TGGCTGCTGGAAACAACATGGAAGACATCTTTGGGGAGCTTTTGCTGCAGCTGCACCAGCAATACCCAGGTGATATCGGCTGCTTTGCCATCTACTTCCTGAACCTGCTTAACCTGAAGCCTGGGGAGGCCATGTTTCTGGAGGCCAATGTGCCCCATGCCTACCTGAAAGGAG ACTGCGTGGAGTGCATGGCGTGTTCAGACAACACAGTTCGTGCTGGCCTGACACCCAAGTTCATTGATGTGCCAACCCTGTGTGAAATGCTCAGCTATACCCCTAGCTCCAGCAAGGACAGGCTCTTTCTCCCGACACGGAGTCAGGAAGACCCCTACCTCTCAATCTATGACCCCCCTGTACCAGACTTCACCATTATGAAGATGGAG GTCCCTGGCTCTGTCACTGAATACAAGGTCTTGGCACTGGACTCTGCCAGCATCCTCCTGGTGGTACAGGGGACAGTGATAGCCAGCACACCCACAACCCAGACACCAATCCCTCTGCAGCGTGGTGGCGTGCTCTTCATTGGGGCCAATGAGAGTGTCTCACTGAAGCTTACTGAGCCGAAGGACCTGCTGATATTCCGTGCCTGCTGTCTGCTGTAG
- the MPI gene encoding mannose-6-phosphate isomerase isoform X1: MAAPRGEPLAGVLASVLVARVLGTTPGMIGQYSHFPVRCSSMPGGRWVTTAKWRGCWPAVTHWPRSQRTSPMQSFLSFQLWMGTHPRGDAKIFDNRISQKTLGQWIAENQDSLGSKVKDTFNGNLPFLFKVLSVETPLSIQAHPNKELAEKLHLQAPQHYPDANHKPEMAIALTPFQGLCGFRPVEEIVTFLKKVPEFQFLIGDEAATHLKQTMSHDSQAVASALQSCFSHLMKSEKKVVAEQLNLLVKRISQQVAAGNNMEDIFGELLLQLHQQYPGDIGCFAIYFLNLLNLKPGEAMFLEANVPHAYLKGDCVECMACSDNTVRAGLTPKFIDVPTLCEMLSYTPSSSKDRLFLPTRSQEDPYLSIYDPPVPDFTIMKMEVPGSVTEYKVLALDSASILLVVQGTVIASTPTTQTPIPLQRGGVLFIGANESVSLKLTEPKDLLIFRACCLL; this comes from the exons ATGGCGGCTCCGCGAGGTGAGCCGTTGGCCGGGGTGTTGGCGAGTGTGTTGGTGGCGCGCGTCCTGGGGACGACTCCCGGCATGATCGGCCAG TATTCCCACTTTCCTGTGCGGTGCAGCAGTATGCCTGGGGGAAGATGGGTTACAACAGCGAAGTGGCGCGGCTGTTGGCCAGCAGTGACCCACTGGCCCAGATCGCAGAGGACAAGCCCTATGCAGAG TTTCCTGTCTTTCCAGTTGTGGATGGGGACTCACCCCCGAGGGGATGCCAAGATCTTTGACAACCGCATCTCACAGAAGACCCTAGGCCAGTGGATTGCTGAGAACCAGGACAGCTTGGGCTCAAAGGTCAAGGACACCTTTAATGGCAATCTGCCCTTCCTCTTCAAAGTGCTCTCAGTTGAAACACCCCTGTCCATCCAGGCACACCCTAACAAG GAGCTGGCAGAGAAGCTGCACCTCCAGGCTCCACAGCACTACCCCGATGCCAACCACAAGCCAGAGATGGCCATTGCCCTCACCCCCTTCCAGGGCTTGTGTGGCTTCCGGCCAGTTGAGGAGATTGTAACCTTTCTGAAGA AGGTGCCTGAGTTTCAGTTCCTGATTGGAGATGAGGCAGCAACACACCTGAAACAGACCATGAGCCATGACTCCCAGGCTGTGGCCTCTGCTCTGCAGAGCTGTTTCTCCCACCTGATGAAGAGTGAGAAGAAGGTGGTGGCGGAACAGCTCAACCTGTTGGTGAAGCGGATCTCCCAGCAAG TGGCTGCTGGAAACAACATGGAAGACATCTTTGGGGAGCTTTTGCTGCAGCTGCACCAGCAATACCCAGGTGATATCGGCTGCTTTGCCATCTACTTCCTGAACCTGCTTAACCTGAAGCCTGGGGAGGCCATGTTTCTGGAGGCCAATGTGCCCCATGCCTACCTGAAAGGAG ACTGCGTGGAGTGCATGGCGTGTTCAGACAACACAGTTCGTGCTGGCCTGACACCCAAGTTCATTGATGTGCCAACCCTGTGTGAAATGCTCAGCTATACCCCTAGCTCCAGCAAGGACAGGCTCTTTCTCCCGACACGGAGTCAGGAAGACCCCTACCTCTCAATCTATGACCCCCCTGTACCAGACTTCACCATTATGAAGATGGAG GTCCCTGGCTCTGTCACTGAATACAAGGTCTTGGCACTGGACTCTGCCAGCATCCTCCTGGTGGTACAGGGGACAGTGATAGCCAGCACACCCACAACCCAGACACCAATCCCTCTGCAGCGTGGTGGCGTGCTCTTCATTGGGGCCAATGAGAGTGTCTCACTGAAGCTTACTGAGCCGAAGGACCTGCTGATATTCCGTGCCTGCTGTCTGCTGTAG
- the MPI gene encoding mannose-6-phosphate isomerase isoform X3: MVFPLSCAVQQYAWGKMGYNSEVARLLASSDPLAQIAEDKPYAELWMGTHPRGDAKIFDNRISQKTLGQWIAENQDSLGSKVKDTFNGNLPFLFKVLSVETPLSIQAHPNKELAEKLHLQAPQHYPDANHKPEMAIALTPFQGLCGFRPVEEIVTFLKKVPEFQFLIGDEAATHLKQTMSHDSQAVASALQSCFSHLMKSEKKVVAEQLNLLVKRISQQVAAGNNMEDIFGELLLQLHQQYPGDIGCFAIYFLNLLNLKPGEAMFLEANVPHAYLKGDCVECMACSDNTVRAGLTPKFIDVPTLCEMLSYTPSSSKDRLFLPTRSQEDPYLSIYDPPVPDFTIMKMEVPGSVTEYKVLALDSASILLVVQGTVIASTPTTQTPIPLQRGGVLFIGANESVSLKLTEPKDLLIFRACCLL; encoded by the exons ATGG TATTCCCACTTTCCTGTGCGGTGCAGCAGTATGCCTGGGGGAAGATGGGTTACAACAGCGAAGTGGCGCGGCTGTTGGCCAGCAGTGACCCACTGGCCCAGATCGCAGAGGACAAGCCCTATGCAGAG TTGTGGATGGGGACTCACCCCCGAGGGGATGCCAAGATCTTTGACAACCGCATCTCACAGAAGACCCTAGGCCAGTGGATTGCTGAGAACCAGGACAGCTTGGGCTCAAAGGTCAAGGACACCTTTAATGGCAATCTGCCCTTCCTCTTCAAAGTGCTCTCAGTTGAAACACCCCTGTCCATCCAGGCACACCCTAACAAG GAGCTGGCAGAGAAGCTGCACCTCCAGGCTCCACAGCACTACCCCGATGCCAACCACAAGCCAGAGATGGCCATTGCCCTCACCCCCTTCCAGGGCTTGTGTGGCTTCCGGCCAGTTGAGGAGATTGTAACCTTTCTGAAGA AGGTGCCTGAGTTTCAGTTCCTGATTGGAGATGAGGCAGCAACACACCTGAAACAGACCATGAGCCATGACTCCCAGGCTGTGGCCTCTGCTCTGCAGAGCTGTTTCTCCCACCTGATGAAGAGTGAGAAGAAGGTGGTGGCGGAACAGCTCAACCTGTTGGTGAAGCGGATCTCCCAGCAAG TGGCTGCTGGAAACAACATGGAAGACATCTTTGGGGAGCTTTTGCTGCAGCTGCACCAGCAATACCCAGGTGATATCGGCTGCTTTGCCATCTACTTCCTGAACCTGCTTAACCTGAAGCCTGGGGAGGCCATGTTTCTGGAGGCCAATGTGCCCCATGCCTACCTGAAAGGAG ACTGCGTGGAGTGCATGGCGTGTTCAGACAACACAGTTCGTGCTGGCCTGACACCCAAGTTCATTGATGTGCCAACCCTGTGTGAAATGCTCAGCTATACCCCTAGCTCCAGCAAGGACAGGCTCTTTCTCCCGACACGGAGTCAGGAAGACCCCTACCTCTCAATCTATGACCCCCCTGTACCAGACTTCACCATTATGAAGATGGAG GTCCCTGGCTCTGTCACTGAATACAAGGTCTTGGCACTGGACTCTGCCAGCATCCTCCTGGTGGTACAGGGGACAGTGATAGCCAGCACACCCACAACCCAGACACCAATCCCTCTGCAGCGTGGTGGCGTGCTCTTCATTGGGGCCAATGAGAGTGTCTCACTGAAGCTTACTGAGCCGAAGGACCTGCTGATATTCCGTGCCTGCTGTCTGCTGTAG
- the MPI gene encoding mannose-6-phosphate isomerase isoform X2 — MAAPRVFPLSCAVQQYAWGKMGYNSEVARLLASSDPLAQIAEDKPYAELWMGTHPRGDAKIFDNRISQKTLGQWIAENQDSLGSKVKDTFNGNLPFLFKVLSVETPLSIQAHPNKELAEKLHLQAPQHYPDANHKPEMAIALTPFQGLCGFRPVEEIVTFLKKVPEFQFLIGDEAATHLKQTMSHDSQAVASALQSCFSHLMKSEKKVVAEQLNLLVKRISQQVAAGNNMEDIFGELLLQLHQQYPGDIGCFAIYFLNLLNLKPGEAMFLEANVPHAYLKGDCVECMACSDNTVRAGLTPKFIDVPTLCEMLSYTPSSSKDRLFLPTRSQEDPYLSIYDPPVPDFTIMKMEVPGSVTEYKVLALDSASILLVVQGTVIASTPTTQTPIPLQRGGVLFIGANESVSLKLTEPKDLLIFRACCLL, encoded by the exons ATGGCGGCTCCGCGAG TATTCCCACTTTCCTGTGCGGTGCAGCAGTATGCCTGGGGGAAGATGGGTTACAACAGCGAAGTGGCGCGGCTGTTGGCCAGCAGTGACCCACTGGCCCAGATCGCAGAGGACAAGCCCTATGCAGAG TTGTGGATGGGGACTCACCCCCGAGGGGATGCCAAGATCTTTGACAACCGCATCTCACAGAAGACCCTAGGCCAGTGGATTGCTGAGAACCAGGACAGCTTGGGCTCAAAGGTCAAGGACACCTTTAATGGCAATCTGCCCTTCCTCTTCAAAGTGCTCTCAGTTGAAACACCCCTGTCCATCCAGGCACACCCTAACAAG GAGCTGGCAGAGAAGCTGCACCTCCAGGCTCCACAGCACTACCCCGATGCCAACCACAAGCCAGAGATGGCCATTGCCCTCACCCCCTTCCAGGGCTTGTGTGGCTTCCGGCCAGTTGAGGAGATTGTAACCTTTCTGAAGA AGGTGCCTGAGTTTCAGTTCCTGATTGGAGATGAGGCAGCAACACACCTGAAACAGACCATGAGCCATGACTCCCAGGCTGTGGCCTCTGCTCTGCAGAGCTGTTTCTCCCACCTGATGAAGAGTGAGAAGAAGGTGGTGGCGGAACAGCTCAACCTGTTGGTGAAGCGGATCTCCCAGCAAG TGGCTGCTGGAAACAACATGGAAGACATCTTTGGGGAGCTTTTGCTGCAGCTGCACCAGCAATACCCAGGTGATATCGGCTGCTTTGCCATCTACTTCCTGAACCTGCTTAACCTGAAGCCTGGGGAGGCCATGTTTCTGGAGGCCAATGTGCCCCATGCCTACCTGAAAGGAG ACTGCGTGGAGTGCATGGCGTGTTCAGACAACACAGTTCGTGCTGGCCTGACACCCAAGTTCATTGATGTGCCAACCCTGTGTGAAATGCTCAGCTATACCCCTAGCTCCAGCAAGGACAGGCTCTTTCTCCCGACACGGAGTCAGGAAGACCCCTACCTCTCAATCTATGACCCCCCTGTACCAGACTTCACCATTATGAAGATGGAG GTCCCTGGCTCTGTCACTGAATACAAGGTCTTGGCACTGGACTCTGCCAGCATCCTCCTGGTGGTACAGGGGACAGTGATAGCCAGCACACCCACAACCCAGACACCAATCCCTCTGCAGCGTGGTGGCGTGCTCTTCATTGGGGCCAATGAGAGTGTCTCACTGAAGCTTACTGAGCCGAAGGACCTGCTGATATTCCGTGCCTGCTGTCTGCTGTAG
- the FAM219B gene encoding protein FAM219B yields the protein MATAELSGRAVRLSTPGPRPSGARDRAPGAAGPPSGQIGNRALRLGERTPAAVEKRGPYMVTRAPSIQAKLQKHRDLAKAVLRRKGMLGASPNRPDSSGKRSVKFNKGYTALSQSPDENLVSLDSDSDGELESRYSSGYSSAEVNQDVSRQLLQDGYHLDEIPDDEDLDLIPPKPMASSACSCCWCCLGDSSSCTLQ from the exons ATGGCGACCGCGGAGCTCAGCGGGCGCGCGGTGCGGTTGTCTACCCCGGGACCCCGGCCTAGCGGGGCTCGGGACCGCGCGCCGGGAGCTGCGGGGCCACCCTCCGGGCAGATTGGTAATAGAGCCCTCCGTCTGGGGGAGCGCACCCCCGCGGCCGTGGAGAAGCGGGGGCCATACATGGTGACGCGCGCACCCTCCATTCAAGCCAAGCTGC AGAAGCACCGGGACCTGGCCAAGGCCGTTCTGCGGAGAAAAGGCATGCTGGGGGCCTCGCCGAACCGCCCAGACTCTTCAGGGAAAAG GTCAGTGAAGTTTAACAAGGGCTATACTGCTCTTAGCCAGAGTCCAGATGAAAACCTGGTGTCCCTCGACTCTGACAG TGATGGGGAGCTGGAATCCAGATACTCCTCCGGGTATTCCTCTGCAGAG GTGAACCAGGACGTGAGCCGGCAGCTGCTTCAGGATGGGTATCACCTGGATGAGATTCCAGATGACGAGGACTTGGACCTCATCCCCCCTAAGCCCATGGCCTCTTCAGCGTGCTCCTGCTGCTGGTGCTGTCTTGGGGACTCTTCCTCCTGTACCCTCCAGTAG
- the MPI gene encoding mannose-6-phosphate isomerase isoform X5 — MGYNSEVARLLASSDPLAQIAEDKPYAELWMGTHPRGDAKIFDNRISQKTLGQWIAENQDSLGSKVKDTFNGNLPFLFKVLSVETPLSIQAHPNKELAEKLHLQAPQHYPDANHKPEMAIALTPFQGLCGFRPVEEIVTFLKKVPEFQFLIGDEAATHLKQTMSHDSQAVASALQSCFSHLMKSEKKVVAEQLNLLVKRISQQVAAGNNMEDIFGELLLQLHQQYPGDIGCFAIYFLNLLNLKPGEAMFLEANVPHAYLKGDCVECMACSDNTVRAGLTPKFIDVPTLCEMLSYTPSSSKDRLFLPTRSQEDPYLSIYDPPVPDFTIMKMEVPGSVTEYKVLALDSASILLVVQGTVIASTPTTQTPIPLQRGGVLFIGANESVSLKLTEPKDLLIFRACCLL; from the exons ATGGGTTACAACAGCGAAGTGGCGCGGCTGTTGGCCAGCAGTGACCCACTGGCCCAGATCGCAGAGGACAAGCCCTATGCAGAG TTGTGGATGGGGACTCACCCCCGAGGGGATGCCAAGATCTTTGACAACCGCATCTCACAGAAGACCCTAGGCCAGTGGATTGCTGAGAACCAGGACAGCTTGGGCTCAAAGGTCAAGGACACCTTTAATGGCAATCTGCCCTTCCTCTTCAAAGTGCTCTCAGTTGAAACACCCCTGTCCATCCAGGCACACCCTAACAAG GAGCTGGCAGAGAAGCTGCACCTCCAGGCTCCACAGCACTACCCCGATGCCAACCACAAGCCAGAGATGGCCATTGCCCTCACCCCCTTCCAGGGCTTGTGTGGCTTCCGGCCAGTTGAGGAGATTGTAACCTTTCTGAAGA AGGTGCCTGAGTTTCAGTTCCTGATTGGAGATGAGGCAGCAACACACCTGAAACAGACCATGAGCCATGACTCCCAGGCTGTGGCCTCTGCTCTGCAGAGCTGTTTCTCCCACCTGATGAAGAGTGAGAAGAAGGTGGTGGCGGAACAGCTCAACCTGTTGGTGAAGCGGATCTCCCAGCAAG TGGCTGCTGGAAACAACATGGAAGACATCTTTGGGGAGCTTTTGCTGCAGCTGCACCAGCAATACCCAGGTGATATCGGCTGCTTTGCCATCTACTTCCTGAACCTGCTTAACCTGAAGCCTGGGGAGGCCATGTTTCTGGAGGCCAATGTGCCCCATGCCTACCTGAAAGGAG ACTGCGTGGAGTGCATGGCGTGTTCAGACAACACAGTTCGTGCTGGCCTGACACCCAAGTTCATTGATGTGCCAACCCTGTGTGAAATGCTCAGCTATACCCCTAGCTCCAGCAAGGACAGGCTCTTTCTCCCGACACGGAGTCAGGAAGACCCCTACCTCTCAATCTATGACCCCCCTGTACCAGACTTCACCATTATGAAGATGGAG GTCCCTGGCTCTGTCACTGAATACAAGGTCTTGGCACTGGACTCTGCCAGCATCCTCCTGGTGGTACAGGGGACAGTGATAGCCAGCACACCCACAACCCAGACACCAATCCCTCTGCAGCGTGGTGGCGTGCTCTTCATTGGGGCCAATGAGAGTGTCTCACTGAAGCTTACTGAGCCGAAGGACCTGCTGATATTCCGTGCCTGCTGTCTGCTGTAG